In the genome of Desulfofarcimen acetoxidans DSM 771, one region contains:
- a CDS encoding GNAT family N-acetyltransferase, giving the protein MNIRLATENDLPIIVDIYNSTVPSRMVTADTTPVTIESRLAWFHEHNPDNRPIWVVEEGGNALGWLSFSFFYNRPAYNSTAEVSIYIAEEYQGKGIGKKLLAKAIHESPKLGITTILGFIFGHNEPSLQLFLKFNFEKWGYLPKIAVLDGREKDLVILGLRVV; this is encoded by the coding sequence TTGAATATAAGACTTGCTACTGAAAACGATCTACCCATTATCGTAGATATTTATAATTCCACCGTCCCTTCTAGAATGGTTACGGCTGACACTACCCCGGTAACAATTGAAAGTAGGTTAGCTTGGTTTCATGAACATAACCCAGATAATCGTCCTATCTGGGTTGTAGAGGAAGGAGGTAATGCCTTGGGTTGGTTAAGTTTCTCTTTTTTTTATAACAGACCAGCCTATAATTCTACCGCTGAGGTTAGCATTTATATTGCTGAAGAGTACCAAGGAAAGGGTATAGGTAAGAAATTACTGGCAAAGGCAATACATGAGTCACCCAAATTAGGAATTACAACAATCTTAGGGTTCATCTTTGGACACAATGAACCAAGCTTACAATTATTCCTGAAATTTAATTTTGAAAAATGGGGTTATTTACCCAAAATAGCTGTTCTTGATGGCAGAGAAAAGGATTTAGTTATCCTTGGACTTCGAGTTGTATAA
- a CDS encoding helix-turn-helix domain-containing protein, whose translation MPIKSNLSRILGERRIKMSELAKDAGIAKNTALALYHERAKGITFDVLEKICLALNCQPGDLFECMAEGDDGSSGSESS comes from the coding sequence ATGCCTATAAAATCGAATCTTAGCCGGATACTTGGAGAACGCAGGATAAAAATGTCAGAGTTAGCCAAGGATGCTGGCATTGCTAAAAATACAGCACTAGCCTTATATCATGAAAGAGCAAAAGGAATAACCTTTGATGTGCTGGAGAAAATTTGTTTGGCTTTAAACTGCCAGCCTGGGGATCTATTTGAGTGTATGGCGGAAGGGGATGACGGTAGCAGTGGGTCTGAAAGTTCGTGA
- a CDS encoding IS4/Tn5 family transposase DNA-binding protein, which translates to MVSVWSIRYTIEGCAGRLGNFGDTNLTHRLVSLVASLTEHPEKSLPEALGQWSDVKAAYR; encoded by the coding sequence GTGGTGTCGGTCTGGAGTATTCGTTATACGATAGAGGGGTGTGCCGGACGTTTGGGTAACTTTGGTGATACCAATCTCACTCATCGACTGGTTTCACTGGTTGCAAGCCTTACTGAGCATCCAGAAAAATCTTTGCCTGAAGCACTTGGTCAGTGGAGCGATGTCAAGGCTGCCTATCGTTAA
- a CDS encoding type II toxin-antitoxin system HicA family toxin encodes MGLKVREVIKLLEKEGWYLVAQRGSHRQYKHSVRPGRVTIAGHPSDDLAPGTLNSIFKQAGMKERRY; translated from the coding sequence GTGGGTCTGAAAGTTCGTGAGGTAATCAAGTTGCTGGAAAAAGAGGGATGGTATTTAGTTGCCCAGCGGGGTAGTCACCGACAATATAAACACTCTGTCAGGCCCGGACGTGTAACCATAGCGGGACACCCAAGTGATGATTTAGCACCTGGTACCCTTAACAGTATATTTAAACAAGCTGGAATGAAAGAGAGGCGGTATTAA
- a CDS encoding tyrosine-type recombinase/integrase, whose protein sequence is MAGWVESRGKNKWRLNVPDGTGPDGKRITHRKVVEATSEREAKKLLDVFSAEVQKGQYIAPSKLTFKEFSQKWLESKKDLAPKTLYRYKEILNSRILPAMGHLKIEDIKPFHIMQFYGNLQEPGIREDGKEGTLSPATVLYHHRLLTNIFNAAVKWQIILTNPALRVEAPKAKKHKATSYEEEDTAALLSALEEQPLKFQAIVYIALGCGLRRGEIMGLEWKDIDLTKGTLEVRQSSQYLPGHGTFAKSPKNESSERIIAVPTETMSLLKQHRVQQNEQRLQVGGLWQASDRLFTTWDGKPMHPDSITKWFSGFLKNNNLSPLPFHGLRHTAASYMIKAGIPLKNIASRLGHSSPNTTLNIYAHSFKSVDAEAANKMNDILTTRKKGQA, encoded by the coding sequence ATGGCCGGCTGGGTTGAATCTCGTGGTAAAAACAAATGGCGATTAAATGTCCCTGATGGGACTGGCCCGGATGGAAAACGTATCACTCACAGAAAAGTAGTTGAAGCTACCAGTGAGCGCGAAGCTAAAAAACTGCTGGACGTTTTCTCTGCTGAAGTCCAAAAGGGCCAGTATATCGCACCATCAAAATTAACTTTCAAAGAGTTCAGTCAAAAATGGCTTGAAAGCAAAAAGGACTTAGCACCAAAAACCTTATATCGGTATAAGGAGATATTAAACTCCCGAATATTACCGGCAATGGGGCACCTTAAGATTGAAGACATTAAGCCATTTCATATAATGCAGTTTTATGGCAATTTACAAGAACCCGGTATAAGGGAGGATGGCAAAGAAGGTACATTATCGCCAGCTACTGTCCTTTATCACCACCGACTGCTGACCAATATATTCAATGCAGCCGTTAAATGGCAAATAATCCTTACCAATCCCGCCCTACGTGTGGAGGCACCCAAGGCCAAAAAGCATAAGGCTACTTCCTATGAGGAAGAAGACACTGCAGCTTTACTCAGTGCATTGGAGGAACAGCCGCTAAAGTTCCAGGCAATTGTTTATATTGCCCTTGGTTGTGGTCTTCGTCGCGGTGAGATCATGGGCCTGGAATGGAAGGACATTGATCTCACAAAAGGTACACTGGAGGTAAGACAGTCCAGCCAGTACCTACCCGGTCATGGTACGTTTGCAAAGTCACCTAAGAATGAAAGCTCAGAACGCATTATTGCCGTTCCTACAGAAACAATGTCGCTATTAAAACAGCACAGAGTACAGCAAAATGAGCAGCGTTTACAAGTAGGCGGCCTGTGGCAAGCCTCAGATAGACTATTTACTACCTGGGACGGAAAACCGATGCACCCGGACAGTATAACAAAATGGTTTAGTGGTTTTCTAAAAAACAACAACCTGTCTCCATTGCCTTTTCATGGTTTGCGCCATACTGCAGCCAGCTACATGATTAAGGCCGGTATCCCGCTTAAAAATATAGCCAGCCGCCTGGGTCATAGTTCACCCAACACAACCCTAAATATTTATGCCCACAGTTTTAAGTCTGTTGATGCAGAAGCAGCCAATAAAATGAATGATATTTTAACCACACGAAAAAAAGGACAGGCTTAA
- a CDS encoding type II toxin-antitoxin system HicB family antitoxin, producing the protein MQYLVIIEKANGNYSAYLPDVPGCVATGKTPEEATKAITEALTMHLDGLTQDGIPLPQPAARADYIAVPIAT; encoded by the coding sequence ATGCAGTACCTGGTTATAATTGAAAAGGCTAATGGCAATTATTCTGCTTACCTTCCGGACGTTCCGGGCTGTGTGGCTACAGGTAAAACTCCAGAAGAAGCGACGAAAGCTATCACCGAAGCATTGACCATGCATTTAGATGGATTAACTCAGGATGGTATTCCTTTACCTCAACCGGCTGCCCGTGCCGATTACATAGCGGTTCCGATAGCTACATAA